The following coding sequences are from one Microbacterium sp. SORGH_AS_0969 window:
- a CDS encoding PfkB family carbohydrate kinase has product MSTTEAHTHDVAVLGEALVDIVTTAAGASERPGGSPANVSVALGRLGRDATLVARVADDERGAALTAWLSASGVDLVTAGSPERTATARATIGENGNATYDFDIDWVLPSPVEIPAARIFHTGSVAATLAPGADEVRAAAERARATALVSYDPNIRPALTGGHDDAAARVEALVALADVVKASAEDAEWLYPGVAAVDVARRWVELGAGLAVITDGEAGSLAVTAHTTVEIAAVSVSVVDTVGAGDTFMGTLLDGILDIPGDVDELRASIRAVDHDALVALLSRAARAAAITVGREGMDPPTRDDLAG; this is encoded by the coding sequence ATGTCGACCACCGAAGCCCACACCCATGACGTCGCCGTGCTCGGCGAGGCCCTCGTCGACATCGTGACCACCGCGGCGGGAGCGTCCGAGCGGCCCGGAGGCAGCCCCGCCAACGTGTCCGTCGCTCTCGGCCGACTCGGCCGCGACGCCACGCTCGTGGCACGCGTCGCCGACGACGAGCGCGGGGCCGCGTTGACCGCGTGGCTCTCGGCATCCGGAGTCGACCTGGTCACGGCCGGATCGCCGGAGCGCACCGCCACCGCCCGCGCCACCATCGGCGAGAACGGCAACGCGACCTACGACTTCGACATCGACTGGGTACTGCCCTCCCCCGTCGAGATCCCCGCCGCGCGGATCTTCCACACCGGATCCGTCGCCGCGACACTCGCACCGGGTGCCGACGAGGTCCGCGCCGCCGCCGAGCGCGCCCGCGCCACGGCACTGGTGAGCTACGACCCCAACATTCGTCCCGCCCTCACGGGCGGCCACGACGACGCCGCCGCCCGCGTCGAGGCGCTCGTCGCCCTGGCCGACGTCGTCAAGGCGAGCGCCGAAGACGCCGAGTGGCTCTATCCGGGCGTTGCCGCCGTCGATGTCGCGCGGCGATGGGTCGAGCTGGGCGCCGGGCTCGCCGTGATCACCGACGGAGAGGCGGGATCCCTCGCGGTCACCGCCCACACCACCGTCGAGATCGCCGCCGTTTCCGTCAGCGTCGTCGACACCGTCGGAGCGGGCGACACGTTCATGGGGACGCTGCTCGACGGCATCCTGGACATCCCCGGAGACGTCGACGAACTGCGCGCGAGCATTCGCGCCGTGGACCACGACGCCCTCGTCGCGCTGTTGAGCCGTGCGGCACGCGCCGCCGCCATCACCGTCGGCCGCGAGGGAATGGACCCCCCGACGCGCGACGACCTGGCCGGCTGA
- a CDS encoding class C sortase, with translation MGSPNATSPVAGADVALHPRRRRSWRPPGEDPGPPASRRQARRRRWHLPWGTVVFALVAFLGVLLLMYPTVASWWTQYNQSRLIVSVETDLGATTRSTRSEALSEAHSYNSALVGGALLEAGSRVPTGSGANAPGFVYDDLLHASADGVMARLRIPSIDVDLPIYHGTSDATLSKGVGHLEGTSLPVGGADQHSVLTAHRGLAGATLFDDLDKVVVGDTFTIEVFGEVLTYRVRDTRVVLPEETESLFPQAGEDLVTLVTCTPLGINTHRILVTGERVTPTPQADIDAAGKAPDIPGFPWWAVIIPASFGALCVLVYAAGRPPKTRPISRPGRRASGGPFPRGRR, from the coding sequence GTGGGCTCCCCCAACGCCACCTCTCCCGTAGCTGGGGCCGACGTCGCGCTGCACCCGCGCCGACGTCGGTCCTGGCGTCCCCCCGGCGAGGACCCCGGCCCCCCGGCATCCCGCCGCCAGGCCCGTCGTCGCCGATGGCACCTGCCGTGGGGAACGGTGGTGTTCGCCCTCGTCGCCTTCCTGGGCGTTCTGCTGCTCATGTACCCGACGGTGGCGAGCTGGTGGACGCAGTACAACCAGTCGCGACTCATCGTGAGCGTCGAGACCGACCTCGGCGCGACGACTCGGTCGACGCGCAGCGAGGCACTGTCCGAAGCGCACTCTTACAACTCCGCGCTCGTGGGCGGGGCGTTGCTCGAGGCGGGGTCGCGCGTGCCGACGGGCTCTGGCGCGAACGCACCGGGGTTCGTCTACGACGACCTGCTTCACGCCAGCGCCGACGGGGTGATGGCTCGGCTGCGCATCCCGTCGATCGATGTGGACCTACCGATCTATCACGGCACCAGCGACGCGACCTTGAGCAAGGGCGTCGGTCATCTCGAGGGCACGTCGCTGCCGGTCGGCGGTGCCGACCAGCACTCGGTGCTCACCGCGCACCGGGGGCTCGCCGGAGCCACGCTCTTCGATGATCTCGACAAGGTCGTCGTCGGCGACACGTTCACCATCGAGGTCTTCGGAGAGGTGCTCACCTATCGCGTGCGCGACACGCGGGTCGTGCTGCCGGAGGAGACCGAGAGCCTCTTCCCGCAGGCCGGGGAAGACCTGGTGACGCTCGTCACCTGCACGCCTCTGGGCATCAACACCCATCGCATCCTGGTGACGGGGGAGCGGGTGACCCCGACGCCGCAGGCCGACATCGACGCCGCAGGCAAGGCCCCGGACATCCCCGGTTTCCCCTGGTGGGCCGTCATCATCCCGGCATCCTTCGGTGCGCTCTGCGTGCTGGTCTATGCCGCCGGCCGCCCGCCGAAGACCCGCCCGATCAGCCGGCCAGGTCGTCGCGCGTCGGGGGGTCCATTCCCTCGCGGCCGACGGTGA
- a CDS encoding SpaH/EbpB family LPXTG-anchored major pilin gives MSTRSLRLRKLAAGIGIAALAALGSVGAAGAAQAADPASPSNITGTTGTLTIHKHAGDPGAAGNGTEITDPAAVQQLGQALSGVQFSVQRVAYNGTAIDLTTAAGWDQAATATPANITSAPFSFSSSTTATTGANGEAVVANLPYGLYYVTETNPGPNPIVSPVQPFLVSVPYPNQGTWLYDVHVYPKNKLNDTTPTKSVSAPDAPVLGSTVVWTVDAPLPALAAGDTYRSFSITDNLDARLSYTGATVSVDGTTLVENTDYTVSGNVKITFTSTGLSKLAGKTAVQAKISTKVTSLGANGQITNTAVVNTNGSDRETNTPQTNWGPLVIQKTDAATSNALSGAIFEVYDAKNGALVTGPFTTDATGKISIAGLWVGNDSVTSRTYWVKETQAPAGYVLPADPWTQVTVNATGADTPTTVTIDNTQQQGPNLPLTGGAGSALFTIVGGGLVVAGVGTIIARRARAKRS, from the coding sequence ATGTCCACCAGATCACTACGGCTGCGAAAGCTGGCCGCCGGTATCGGAATCGCGGCCCTCGCCGCGCTCGGCTCGGTGGGAGCCGCCGGGGCCGCACAAGCAGCAGACCCTGCGAGCCCGTCGAACATCACCGGTACCACCGGAACGCTGACCATCCACAAGCACGCGGGTGACCCCGGTGCCGCGGGCAACGGTACCGAGATCACGGATCCGGCCGCCGTCCAGCAGCTCGGTCAAGCGCTCTCGGGCGTGCAGTTCTCGGTGCAGCGCGTCGCCTACAACGGCACGGCGATCGACCTGACCACCGCCGCCGGCTGGGACCAGGCCGCGACGGCCACGCCCGCCAACATCACGTCGGCCCCCTTCTCGTTCTCGAGCTCGACCACGGCGACCACGGGAGCGAACGGTGAGGCGGTTGTGGCGAACCTCCCCTACGGTCTGTACTACGTCACCGAGACCAACCCCGGCCCCAACCCGATCGTCTCGCCCGTGCAGCCCTTCCTCGTGTCGGTGCCGTACCCGAACCAGGGGACCTGGCTCTACGACGTGCACGTCTACCCGAAGAACAAGCTGAACGACACCACCCCGACCAAGTCGGTCTCGGCCCCGGATGCCCCGGTGCTCGGTTCGACGGTCGTGTGGACGGTGGATGCTCCCCTCCCGGCGCTCGCCGCGGGTGACACCTACCGCAGCTTCTCGATCACCGACAACCTCGACGCCCGCCTGTCCTACACGGGTGCCACCGTTTCCGTGGATGGAACGACGCTCGTGGAGAACACCGACTACACGGTGTCCGGCAACGTCAAGATCACCTTCACCTCGACGGGTCTGTCCAAGCTCGCGGGCAAGACGGCCGTTCAGGCGAAGATCTCGACGAAGGTCACCAGCCTCGGAGCCAACGGCCAGATCACCAACACCGCCGTGGTCAACACCAACGGATCCGACCGCGAGACCAACACGCCGCAGACCAACTGGGGCCCCCTCGTGATCCAGAAGACGGATGCCGCGACCTCCAACGCGCTCTCGGGTGCGATCTTCGAGGTGTACGACGCCAAGAACGGCGCGCTCGTCACCGGTCCGTTCACCACCGACGCGACCGGCAAGATCTCGATCGCCGGCCTGTGGGTGGGCAACGACTCGGTGACGTCGCGCACCTACTGGGTGAAGGAGACGCAGGCACCCGCCGGATACGTCCTCCCCGCCGACCCGTGGACCCAGGTCACCGTGAACGCCACCGGAGCAGACACGCCGACGACGGTCACCATCGACAACACCCAGCAGCAGGGGCCGAACCTCCCGCTGACCGGTGGCGCGGGAAGCGCCCTGTTCACCATCGTCGGCGGCGGTCTCGTCGTCGCGGGTGTGGGAACGATCATCGCTCGCCGCGCGCGGGCGAAGCGGTCCTGA
- a CDS encoding SpaA isopeptide-forming pilin-related protein, with the protein MHRTEKVVRLAVVVAVSLGLLCSGTSANASELRPAVTTAVTQALSPRAVAASVPSGVAASLTCAPQTFYSVSAGGQMRRITSGTVSTVGAAAPNVSSFNGLGIGANGTTALAYERTNSARTATMYYFTGTNWVRTTDTYTNNSITSFVAGAIDLKTGNYYLGGFTSGGQFQLTRYVPSTGAFTLIGSVDASAGADGSAFNGDMAFDANGNLYIVRGQSNTTVFSVTAAALAAATGGAIPASKSFSFTTSGFSGINGIAFNTSGSMFLGNATTAREYDTSTGTLISVATTGLSDSTDLASCNSPANLTLRKDVAARVASSDQFTLSVTSGSVVSGTATTSGSATGVQAARVGPLAVLQGATYTLSEQMATGSGSSLASYASTLACLDETGAAVAVGSGSTVTIPNRPGASVECTFTNRPLTASVTVRKVIQDIRGQNPVPGSGWTLGAVTTFTTGAGTASPSATTQVTPASGNVSWQLGFTGASSRAQVTVSEQQQSGWRFVSGVCTIARADGSTQSVPVATPSGTPVSNIAPGDAVDCTLTNKPVSGLLTLKKQVDNTYGGSSTPADWTLTATGSQTITGKTGESSITSAIVAPGAYALSESGAPTGYQTGTWSCTGGTVTGASVSVAADADVVCTITNASKPGSVAWTKTSKATGDLLSGSEWTVSGPSFAAPNNVVVDCVSSPCTGLDKDPAPGAFRLDALAWGSYTATETRAPAGYIAAGSLAFTVTAANAGTTQNLGPQTNEQQPGARLPLTGGVGADAFLIAGLGTLTGATVIAISLILRRRLRSSR; encoded by the coding sequence ATGCATAGGACCGAGAAGGTCGTCCGTCTCGCGGTGGTCGTCGCGGTGTCCCTCGGGCTGCTCTGCTCGGGCACGTCGGCGAACGCATCCGAGCTGCGCCCCGCGGTCACGACCGCCGTCACGCAGGCGCTCTCTCCGCGGGCGGTTGCGGCCTCGGTCCCCTCCGGCGTCGCGGCATCGTTGACCTGCGCGCCGCAGACGTTCTACTCGGTGTCCGCGGGCGGTCAGATGAGGCGGATCACGAGCGGGACGGTGTCCACCGTCGGCGCGGCTGCGCCGAACGTCTCGTCATTCAACGGCCTCGGTATCGGTGCGAACGGCACGACGGCCCTGGCCTATGAGCGCACCAATTCGGCGCGGACGGCGACCATGTACTACTTCACCGGGACGAACTGGGTCAGGACCACCGACACCTACACCAACAACTCGATCACCTCGTTCGTCGCGGGGGCCATCGACCTGAAGACCGGCAACTACTACCTCGGGGGCTTCACCTCTGGGGGCCAGTTCCAGCTCACCCGATACGTTCCCTCGACCGGAGCCTTCACGCTCATCGGCTCGGTAGACGCCTCGGCGGGCGCCGACGGTTCGGCGTTCAACGGCGACATGGCGTTCGACGCGAACGGCAACCTGTACATCGTCCGCGGCCAGTCGAACACGACGGTTTTCTCCGTGACCGCGGCCGCCCTCGCGGCGGCCACCGGCGGAGCGATCCCCGCGTCGAAGTCATTCAGCTTCACCACCTCCGGCTTCTCCGGAATCAACGGGATCGCCTTCAACACCAGCGGCAGCATGTTCCTCGGCAACGCGACCACCGCGCGCGAGTACGACACCTCCACGGGCACGCTGATCTCCGTCGCCACGACGGGACTGAGCGACAGCACGGACCTCGCCAGCTGCAACTCCCCCGCCAACCTGACGCTCCGCAAGGATGTCGCCGCGCGCGTTGCGAGCTCGGACCAATTCACCCTCTCGGTCACGAGCGGCTCGGTCGTCTCCGGAACCGCCACGACGTCGGGTTCGGCGACGGGCGTGCAGGCCGCCCGTGTCGGGCCCCTCGCCGTTCTGCAGGGCGCCACGTACACGCTGTCGGAGCAGATGGCGACGGGATCCGGCAGTTCGCTCGCCAGCTATGCGAGCACTCTGGCGTGCCTCGACGAGACCGGCGCTGCGGTGGCGGTGGGGTCCGGCTCGACGGTGACCATCCCCAACCGCCCGGGCGCGAGCGTCGAGTGCACGTTCACCAACCGGCCGTTGACCGCGAGCGTCACCGTCCGCAAGGTGATCCAGGACATCCGCGGGCAGAACCCGGTTCCCGGGAGCGGGTGGACTCTCGGTGCGGTGACGACGTTCACGACCGGCGCCGGCACCGCCTCTCCGTCTGCGACCACCCAGGTCACCCCGGCATCCGGAAACGTGTCGTGGCAACTGGGATTCACCGGTGCTTCGTCCCGCGCCCAGGTGACGGTCTCGGAGCAGCAGCAGAGCGGTTGGCGGTTCGTGAGCGGTGTCTGCACGATCGCTCGAGCCGACGGCAGCACGCAGAGCGTACCCGTGGCGACTCCGTCTGGAACCCCCGTGTCGAACATCGCGCCCGGCGATGCGGTGGACTGCACGCTCACCAACAAGCCGGTCTCGGGTCTGTTGACGCTGAAGAAGCAGGTCGACAACACGTACGGCGGCAGCTCGACCCCGGCCGACTGGACGCTGACCGCAACGGGCTCGCAGACCATCACGGGCAAGACCGGTGAGAGCTCGATCACGTCCGCCATCGTGGCCCCGGGCGCGTACGCGCTGTCCGAGTCGGGCGCGCCCACCGGCTACCAGACAGGCACGTGGAGCTGCACCGGTGGCACCGTGACCGGTGCCTCGGTCTCCGTCGCCGCCGACGCCGACGTGGTGTGCACCATCACGAACGCGAGCAAGCCCGGAAGCGTCGCCTGGACCAAGACGTCGAAGGCCACCGGCGACCTGCTGTCCGGGTCGGAATGGACGGTCTCGGGCCCCTCATTCGCTGCCCCGAACAACGTGGTCGTCGACTGCGTCAGCAGCCCGTGCACCGGGTTGGACAAGGATCCCGCTCCCGGGGCGTTCCGCCTCGACGCGCTCGCCTGGGGGTCGTACACCGCCACCGAGACGCGGGCCCCCGCGGGATACATCGCGGCGGGATCACTGGCCTTCACGGTGACAGCGGCCAACGCCGGCACGACGCAGAACCTCGGCCCGCAGACGAACGAGCAGCAGCCGGGGGCACGTCTGCCGCTGACGGGCGGCGTCGGAGCGGATGCGTTCCTGATCGCGGGTCTCGGAACCCTCACGGGCGCGACCGTCATCGCCATCTCCCTGATCCTGAGGCGCCGGCTGCGGTCTTCGCGCTGA
- a CDS encoding LuxR C-terminal-related transcriptional regulator codes for MSENDVIILSAALISHSRLDDMESCEYLLRRYWRNFHLRSSVPLDRQSSFFLEANAAEAYCSLGDIAAGALHSRRALSMSVSSAESFRAKSVLALCQALRGDMALASVQIAECDALAERNDSSWAKNSYILSVARILVLANSGDADGLLRTAATLRQIVGGGDPLAYAADVAVVQAQVLSGDLDEAVCLAGDLLACGSSRGHSIVRALLTNLYFDTLLLRGEPRRALAVLSACALPPSHVVCLEAKRAMALEMMGDYRSVLRVTQPCVGRLAEHSLRAAAAIMLVRGVAQYRLGEIGRARRSLTDGFRVAARAQLSLNAFIGLAGTELDEVAQVVGDLVPGARALVARLEEYRGSLPAPPSPSFVPSLTSREESLAWSIYHGASNKDIAEKDSVSVNTVKTQLRTLYRKLGVSSREQALSFLEERDFFMAVVNENVISADPRRD; via the coding sequence ATGTCCGAAAATGACGTAATTATTCTCAGCGCAGCACTCATCTCGCATTCACGACTCGATGATATGGAAAGTTGCGAGTATCTCCTCCGCCGCTATTGGCGGAACTTCCATCTTCGTTCTAGCGTCCCTCTGGATCGTCAGTCGAGTTTCTTCCTCGAGGCGAATGCGGCGGAGGCTTATTGCTCCCTCGGAGACATCGCCGCAGGCGCTCTGCATTCGCGCCGGGCATTGAGTATGAGTGTGAGTTCGGCCGAATCCTTCCGGGCGAAGAGCGTGCTGGCTCTCTGTCAGGCGCTTCGCGGCGATATGGCCCTGGCATCCGTTCAAATCGCTGAATGCGACGCCCTCGCGGAGCGTAACGATTCTTCGTGGGCGAAGAACTCTTACATCTTGAGCGTGGCGCGGATCCTCGTCCTCGCGAACAGCGGGGATGCCGACGGTCTGCTCCGCACGGCGGCGACCCTCCGACAGATCGTCGGCGGGGGCGATCCTCTCGCGTACGCCGCCGACGTGGCCGTGGTGCAGGCGCAGGTGCTCTCCGGCGACCTCGATGAAGCGGTCTGCCTGGCCGGCGATCTGCTCGCCTGCGGATCGTCGCGCGGGCACTCGATCGTCCGCGCTCTGCTGACGAACCTGTACTTCGACACGCTGCTGCTGCGCGGCGAGCCGCGGCGCGCGCTGGCCGTGCTGAGTGCGTGCGCTCTGCCGCCTTCCCACGTGGTCTGCCTCGAGGCGAAACGCGCCATGGCGCTGGAGATGATGGGCGACTACCGCTCCGTGTTGCGCGTCACGCAACCCTGTGTGGGGCGCCTCGCCGAGCACAGCCTGCGCGCGGCAGCGGCGATCATGCTCGTGCGGGGGGTGGCTCAATACCGCCTCGGCGAGATCGGCCGCGCGCGCCGCTCGTTGACCGACGGCTTCCGGGTGGCGGCTCGTGCGCAGCTGTCGCTGAACGCGTTCATCGGCCTCGCGGGCACCGAGCTGGACGAGGTCGCGCAGGTCGTCGGCGACCTGGTGCCCGGGGCCCGCGCCCTCGTCGCTCGGCTCGAAGAATATCGTGGGAGCCTGCCCGCCCCGCCTTCGCCGTCCTTCGTCCCGAGCTTGACGTCTCGCGAAGAGTCCCTGGCGTGGAGTATTTATCATGGCGCATCAAATAAAGACATCGCCGAAAAGGACAGCGTCAGTGTCAATACGGTGAAGACGCAATTGCGCACGCTCTATCGCAAACTCGGAGTCTCGAGCAGGGAGCAGGCGCTTTCCTTCCTGGAGGAGCGTGATTTCTTCATGGCAGTCGTCAACGAGAACGTCATCTCCGCGGATCCCAGAAGAGACTGA